A genome region from Columba livia isolate bColLiv1 breed racing homer chromosome 2, bColLiv1.pat.W.v2, whole genome shotgun sequence includes the following:
- the HSBP1L1 gene encoding heat shock factor-binding protein 1-like protein 1, translating to MVSDDPPAPFRARRRGAPQPPGLRRGGAAGGALTCPARPGPPRGAEAREAGGGSRRGAEAMAAADPPGAGDLSQLAENLLHQLQENFQALTEKISLRMEEMGERIDDLEKHVADLMTEAGIENTDEELRH from the exons ATGGTATCCGACGATCCACCCGCTCCCTTCAGAGCTCGGCGCCGGGGAGCGCCCCAGCCGCCCGGTCTGCGGCGCGGCGGAGCAGCGGGCGGGGCGCTCacctgcccggcccggcccggcccgccccgcggTGCCGAGGCCAGGGAGGCGGGCGGTGGGTCGCGGCGCGGAGCTGAGGCCATGGCGGCCGCCGACCCGCCGGGCGCCGGGGACCTCTCGCAGCTG GCGGAAAATCTGCTGCACCAGCTGCAGGAGAATTTTCAAGCTCTGACTGAAAAGATATCGCTGAGAA TGGAAGAAATGGGTGAGCGCATTGATGATCTCGAGAAGCATGTTGCTGACCTGATGACAGAGGCTGGAATAGAAAACACCGATGAAGAGCTGAGA CACTGA
- the TXNL4A gene encoding thioredoxin-like protein 4A isoform X2: MYELYDPCTVMFFFRNKHIMIDLGTGNNNKINWAMEDKQEMIDIIETVYRGARKGRGLVVSPKDYSTKYRY, from the exons ATGTACGAGTTGTACGATCCCTGTACCgtgatgtttttcttcag GAACAAACACATCATGATTGATCTAGGTACAGGTAATAACAACAAGATCAACTGGGCAATGGAAGATAAGCAAGAGATGATTGACATTATAGAAACTGTTTATAGAGGAGCCCGCAAAGGTCGAGGTTTGGTGGTATCACCAAAAGATTATTCCACTAAGTACAGATACTGA